From Erigeron canadensis isolate Cc75 chromosome 5, C_canadensis_v1, whole genome shotgun sequence:
ACCTAAATTAGAAAAAGGGTTGTGAATATAGTTtgagtaattttttttacctcttccattatttttttgattaattttattttatcatgatATAATCACCATACTAATTCAcgtattatttcatttcataaaaCAAACCTAAGTtcgtcactttttttttttctttttttttacttttgacgTATTCTCAATAGGCCCTATATCTTTTGTGTGATGTTTATGAGAGATATTAACATGTCACTTTCTTTCCATTATATGATACGTTTATGAGGAAGCACAATCTGTCACTTTCTAATTGATGCCATCTACTAATAAGTCCTGTGATATTCTTGTGAACTCGAAGAGGACAAATAATGTCGACAAGACACGTTTTtacgttttatatatatgaaacactatcttttagaaaaacaagataaaaaaCAGAACAAAGCATAAAAATTTTTGCACATGATATGTCACACGgatcatatttaaaaaaaaaaaattacaaattttgttatgtaaGTATCATGTTAAAAATCACCTTAAATCATAGTTTTCATGATATATACACCAAACTGAtattaataatcatatataaaaacaacaaattcaCACACACAGGACCAGCGTGATGCTAACCACATTGGGATCGGACTAACTGACATGTCAATGCAAGCATGCGTGGTTCGAGCTCTGCATAATCGCATACTGCTCAATTGGATGTCGCTATGATGTCTCAAACTAATTAACTCgctgttaaataaaaaaagttatcaaaaaaaaaagaaggataTATGTGTGTTGTGTGATGTGCAGGAGTTATTTACTAATGGAGAAGTTGTTCAAAGTATACATATATGAAGAGGGAGAGCCACCCTTATTTCACACAGGTCCTACAACAAACATTTACTCAATGGAAGGAGTTTTTCTCAACTTTATAGAAAATGACCCTAATTTTCGTATATATGACCCGGATCAAGCTCATGTCTATTTTCTCCCATTTAGTGTGGTCATGATCCTCAATAATCTTTTTGATCCAATGATCCGTGATAAAGCTGTCCTAGAACGCGTTATTGGTGATTATGTGCATACAGTTTCGTCAAGGTATCCTTATTGGAACCGAAGCCTTGGATCAGATCATTTCATGCTTTCTTGCCATGATTGGGTAGGTAATTACTCAAATCCCACTTGAAATATTTTTACTATGTGGATTATGGAAGTGACAAATTTTAGGCTATTTTACATCTAATGGGTCAAATGTCCAAAAAAGAAGCAGAACAAATGGGTTTATAGGGTCTCATTGGCCATTGAAAGTTTGGATTATAGATGTAATACTGTAATACCTTTTTACAGTCATATCTATAAcacacaaaaatatatcattttctaaGTCTTTTTAGTATAAGAATTGGATAAAAGGTATTGTAGGTCAACCTGAATGTCCAATTTTTGGCCCAAAACAAAAAGTTACCCAGTTTGACCACTTGCACACTTAGTCTGGCTGCATACTTTACCCTTGTATAAGCTGCAGATGAAAATGGTATCAATCATGTATACAATAGTGATCATTGTAGAAAATCTGTGCAGGACCAACTGCCCGTTGATTACTGTAACTAAAACTTTATCATGATTTTTATAACCAATGCAGGGGCCTAGAGCAACATGGTATGTTCATTCATTATATTTCACTTCAATACGTCTACTATGCAATGCAAATACTTCAGAGTTTTtcaatccaagaaaagatgcaTCAATCCCAGAAATCAATCTTCTTAGAAATGAGCCCACTACAATTACCGGAGGTCTGCCAGCATCTAACCGTACAGTCCTAGCGTTCTTTGCAGGCGGTCAATTTCATGGTAAGATTAGGCCACTGCTTTTCCAACACTGGAAAGGTAAAGACAAAGACATACAAATATACGACAGAGTGCCTAAAAATGTATCATATGAAGAAATGATGAAAACAAGCCGATTTTGCATATGTCCTAGTGGATTTGAAGTGGCAAGTCCGCGAATAGTTGAAGCTATCTATGCTGAATGTGTGCCCGTGTTGATTTCTCAACACTATGTTTTACCATTTAGCGATGTTCTTAACTGGGATGCATTTTCAGTCCGAGTGTCAGTGAAGGAAATACCAAAtttgaagaagattttgttgggtatatCAGATGATAAGTATACAAGATTGCAGGAGAATGTTAAGAAAGTACAAAGACATTTTTCGGTGAATTATCCAGCAAAAAGATATGATGTTTATCATATGATTCTACACTCGTTATGGTTAAGACGGCTAAACTTACAGATTTATGGTTGATATATGGATCTTTCCTAGACAAACTAGTATAGTGAATTATCAAGATTTAAGGATGCCTCCAGAAACTAGAAAAGTTAGTGTGACTCCCTCAAAGGGAGATTGTTACAACTTGTATAATTTTGATGTAACAATACAAGTaattgttgggttatataactatttatcacatcaaatcacaaagcacgcaacggaagacaagatctatgcagtttaattaattaaccaaagtatagaatatgtaccttataatggagagattaaaacaataacaaggtttaaattaacctctctacgattgcacactcaacgttggaacgtatgtatgctagtacttgatcacgaactcacaaacccgttgtgtatCTCCCTTAATTCGAAAAACCATGAACGGAAACCATATGTTGTTGACTAACAAAACATGACATAATTAATGCTAGCATTAACTATTTTAAGTTCATGTGTAAATGTCGAAAGCTACAAAACCAAAAATTTCTTTTGGTTTGAAGCCACGGTCGaacaaaagaaaaggagaaagaGGAGAAGTTTTTCTTGTGTGAAGGTATATCAAACCCTTAGATTATAATcctctatatatagggatatATTTAAGgtttaataacttggtgaccaAATTTAATCAAAGCCCTAAAAGACTTTTCAAAACCGGCCCCTTTTAAGGAATTAGGGTCCAACACTAATTTCctaatttcacatttaatcctccttctaattaatttaaatacaattaattctttaacttatttaaattaattatttcgtgatcaaactaattaatatactactttaatatattaattaataatatagttacattca
This genomic window contains:
- the LOC122600844 gene encoding probable glycosyltransferase At3g07620; its protein translation is MFCRSKNQSYTLASVTLFAIVFVIAVSYASNRLSILSLPFSPPWLFRWPSSSSNFSIHSINLHHSPPQSQILSPKTALYSMFDCDYDACKKQSGKMNNVVSKMIKELKEETLLRRLKNKNIHDKKIEKIEAELSRARVLIRDSWTRINHNCSLFPLNDHDYVPDGSIYRDPYMFHRSYLLMEKLFKVYIYEEGEPPLFHTGPTTNIYSMEGVFLNFIENDPNFRIYDPDQAHVYFLPFSVVMILNNLFDPMIRDKAVLERVIGDYVHTVSSRYPYWNRSLGSDHFMLSCHDWGPRATWYVHSLYFTSIRLLCNANTSEFFNPRKDASIPEINLLRNEPTTITGGLPASNRTVLAFFAGGQFHGKIRPLLFQHWKGKDKDIQIYDRVPKNVSYEEMMKTSRFCICPSGFEVASPRIVEAIYAECVPVLISQHYVLPFSDVLNWDAFSVRVSVKEIPNLKKILLGISDDKYTRLQENVKKVQRHFSVNYPAKRYDVYHMILHSLWLRRLNLQIYG